The following proteins come from a genomic window of Winogradskyella sp. PC-19:
- a CDS encoding C40 family peptidase: MKKIYVLLIIIISLSSCKSAQNKSQRKKRASNKTTKVVTKKPKSSSKSISKTAEAIIREAKSYKGTKYKYGGNSKRGIDCSGLIYNAFGENGIVMSRTTRDLSNTGNWIDIKKIQEGDLVFFATKKNSRKVNHVGIVTHVNRGEISFIHASSSRGVMISKISERYWYLAYVQARRYL, translated from the coding sequence ATGAAGAAAATATACGTCCTACTCATCATAATTATTTCGTTAAGCAGTTGTAAATCTGCCCAGAACAAATCACAACGTAAAAAAAGAGCTTCAAATAAAACAACAAAAGTTGTTACAAAAAAACCGAAGTCTTCATCAAAATCAATTTCAAAAACTGCAGAAGCTATTATCAGAGAAGCCAAATCTTATAAAGGGACTAAATACAAATATGGCGGTAATAGTAAACGTGGTATTGATTGTAGTGGATTAATCTATAACGCATTTGGCGAGAACGGCATTGTTATGTCTAGAACCACAAGAGACTTGTCAAATACTGGCAATTGGATTGATATAAAAAAAATTCAGGAAGGTGATTTAGTATTTTTTGCAACAAAAAAGAATAGCCGAAAAGTCAATCATGTTGGGATAGTAACACATGTAAATCGAGGTGAAATCTCATTTATTCATGCGTCTTCGAGTCGTGGCGTTATGATATCAAAAATCTCAGAACGCTATTGGTATCTCGCTTATGTTCAAGCTAGGCGATATCTATAA
- the lpxB gene encoding lipid-A-disaccharide synthase produces the protein MKYYIIAGEASGDLHGSNLMKALFKEDKKADIRFWGGDLMQAVGGTLVTHYKERSFMGFAEVIMNLKTILGFIKSCKKDIEAFKPDVIVFIDNSGFNLRIAKWAKEEGYKTHYYISPQVWASRAGRVKKIKRDVDAMYTILPFEKPFYDQYNYNVNFVGHPLIDAVSNRNLVDEMVFRKKHKLSNKPIIALLPGSRKQEIKKMLDVMLSVVDDFSDYQFVIAGAPSQDFSFYQSIIQSRNIAFVDNKTYDLLSISFAALVTSGTATLETALFKVPQVVCYKANTISYQIAKRIITLKFISLVNLIMDREVVTELIQGDLNTKRLKKELKSILNSEKREQLFLDYFELEKKLGGKGASENTAKLIYKAIA, from the coding sequence ATGAAATATTATATCATAGCTGGTGAAGCTTCTGGAGACTTACATGGATCCAATCTTATGAAGGCTTTATTCAAAGAAGATAAAAAAGCAGACATTCGATTTTGGGGTGGTGATTTAATGCAAGCTGTTGGTGGTACATTAGTAACTCACTATAAAGAGCGCTCTTTTATGGGATTTGCTGAAGTAATTATGAATCTTAAAACCATTTTAGGTTTTATAAAGTCATGCAAAAAAGACATTGAAGCTTTCAAACCTGATGTTATTGTTTTTATAGATAACTCTGGTTTTAATCTAAGAATAGCCAAATGGGCAAAAGAAGAAGGTTATAAAACTCATTATTATATTTCACCACAAGTATGGGCGTCTCGTGCAGGTCGTGTTAAAAAAATAAAGCGTGATGTTGACGCGATGTATACCATTTTACCTTTTGAAAAGCCTTTTTATGACCAGTATAACTATAATGTAAATTTTGTTGGACATCCGCTTATCGATGCTGTATCTAACCGAAATTTAGTTGATGAAATGGTCTTTAGAAAAAAACATAAACTCAGCAACAAGCCTATTATTGCGCTTTTACCAGGTAGTCGAAAGCAAGAAATTAAGAAGATGCTTGATGTCATGCTAAGCGTAGTCGATGATTTTTCAGACTATCAATTCGTAATTGCAGGAGCACCAAGTCAAGATTTTAGTTTCTATCAATCAATAATTCAGTCACGCAACATCGCATTTGTAGATAATAAAACTTATGACTTACTCAGCATTTCATTTGCCGCACTTGTAACTTCTGGAACAGCAACACTAGAAACCGCATTATTTAAAGTCCCGCAAGTGGTTTGTTACAAAGCAAATACTATTTCATATCAAATTGCTAAGCGTATAATTACATTGAAATTTATATCCTTAGTTAACCTAATTATGGACCGTGAAGTTGTGACCGAGTTAATCCAGGGCGATTTGAATACTAAGCGTCTAAAAAAAGAACTAAAATCCATATTAAACTCAGAAAAACGAGAGCAATTATTTCTTGATTATTTTGAACTGGAGAAGAAGCTTGGCGGAAAAGGCGCCAGTGAAAACACTGCAAAACTGATATACAAGGCTATCGCTTAA
- the surE gene encoding 5'/3'-nucleotidase SurE produces the protein MSKRPLILVTNDDGITAPGIRTLISVMNTIGDVVVVAPDSPQSAMGHAITINSTLHVEKVKIDNGPQTEYSCSGTPADCVKLAVREVLNRKPDLCVSGINHGSNSSINVIYSGTMSAALEAGIESIPAIGFSLLDYNWSANFEHSKAFVKTIALNVLNNGLPKDVVLNVNIPNTEEENIRGIKICRQARANWEEEFDKRTNPMGRDYYWLTGKFVNMDNGEDTDEWALENNYVSVVPVQFDLTAHHAIQQLNSWDFES, from the coding sequence ATGTCAAAAAGACCTTTAATTCTTGTAACTAATGACGATGGCATAACTGCTCCAGGAATTCGAACTCTAATTAGTGTTATGAACACAATCGGAGATGTTGTCGTAGTTGCACCCGATAGCCCGCAAAGTGCAATGGGACATGCGATAACTATTAACTCGACGTTACATGTCGAAAAAGTAAAAATCGACAATGGCCCACAAACTGAATATAGTTGCTCTGGCACACCTGCAGATTGTGTAAAACTAGCAGTTAGAGAGGTTTTAAACAGAAAACCTGACCTATGTGTTTCTGGAATTAATCATGGTTCTAACTCATCCATAAATGTTATTTATTCTGGTACAATGAGTGCAGCTTTAGAAGCTGGCATCGAAAGTATCCCTGCAATTGGATTCTCGTTACTGGATTATAATTGGAGTGCTAATTTTGAACATAGCAAAGCTTTTGTAAAAACAATAGCGCTTAATGTCTTAAATAATGGCTTACCAAAAGATGTTGTTCTTAACGTGAACATACCCAATACAGAAGAAGAAAATATACGAGGCATAAAAATTTGTAGACAAGCACGTGCTAATTGGGAAGAAGAGTTTGACAAACGCACAAATCCTATGGGACGAGATTACTATTGGCTGACTGGTAAGTTTGTTAACATGGATAATGGTGAAGATACAGATGAATGGGCTTTAGAAAACAACTATGTATCCGTTGTGCCTGTGCAATTTGATTTGACAGCTCATCATGCCATACAGCAACTAAACTCTTGGGATTTTGAATCTTAA
- a CDS encoding carboxy terminal-processing peptidase, with amino-acid sequence MRGKYKFLLLALLIAFASCSFTSKVDAGDGDKDKLLVRLITYLLDQGHFAPQDINDEFSVRVYDDYIKQLDPFKRYFYQSDIKEFETYKIELDDQLKAYDLSFFDMTHKRLIERIEESKETFGKILNKSFDYTKDEEFDSDYDELDYVKNKREMKERWRKQLKFSTIANYDEAIENNNIMAEEDDSVELKSEKELEAEARETTRKSLEELYTYMEERQRKDWFGVYINAVVSEFDPHTFYFNPEDKDRFDRDMSGKYEGIGARLQRKLDVISISELISGGPAWRQNELEPGDQILKVTQEDEEEGVNIIGMRLEDAVKFILGEKGTTVTLTVKKVDGTVQDISIVRDEVVLEETYAKSSTVMKDGKKYGLINLPSFYDNFDSSNRISCSIDVKREIEALKKEGIEGVILDLRDNRGGSLGAVVDMAGLFIEEGPIVQVKSTAEPKRILKDTDKSIVWDGPLVLMVNELSASASEILAAAMQDYKRAVVIGSEQTFGKGTVQRVVDLNRMVRNNSNGDLGAIKFTTDKYYRIDGGSTQLKGVKSDIIVPDRYKYIGIGERTQDNPLSWDKIDSADYNLWENYYDYDAAISKSKKRIENNEQLKLIDENAKWINDIRENETFSLNYEAYKRRLELNEEQAKRFEKLSDYKTDLTFNSLPYELKLVEKDSILKEKRKRWHVSLSKDVYVEEALNVLNDLKLSYAIKSNVAKMKN; translated from the coding sequence ATGCGAGGGAAATACAAATTTTTATTGTTAGCACTACTAATAGCATTTGCTTCATGTAGCTTTACAAGTAAAGTCGATGCAGGAGATGGAGATAAAGATAAGTTGTTAGTTAGGTTAATTACGTATTTATTAGATCAAGGGCATTTTGCACCTCAAGATATTAATGACGAGTTTTCAGTTCGTGTCTATGATGATTACATCAAGCAGTTAGACCCTTTTAAACGTTATTTCTATCAGTCGGATATCAAAGAGTTTGAGACTTACAAAATCGAATTAGATGATCAGCTAAAAGCTTACGATTTGTCATTTTTTGACATGACTCACAAACGTTTAATCGAAAGAATTGAAGAGTCTAAAGAAACTTTCGGGAAGATTTTAAACAAGTCTTTTGATTATACTAAAGACGAGGAATTTGATTCTGATTATGATGAATTAGATTACGTAAAAAACAAGCGTGAAATGAAAGAGCGTTGGAGAAAACAACTTAAGTTTTCTACGATTGCTAATTACGACGAAGCTATTGAGAACAATAACATAATGGCTGAAGAGGATGATAGTGTTGAATTGAAATCTGAAAAAGAATTAGAAGCAGAAGCAAGAGAAACAACAAGAAAATCGCTAGAAGAGCTATACACATATATGGAAGAGCGCCAACGAAAAGATTGGTTTGGCGTTTATATAAATGCTGTTGTCAGTGAGTTTGACCCACATACATTTTATTTTAATCCAGAAGATAAAGACCGTTTTGATAGAGATATGTCAGGTAAATACGAAGGTATTGGTGCGCGTTTACAGCGTAAATTAGATGTTATTTCTATTAGTGAGTTAATTAGTGGTGGTCCAGCTTGGAGACAAAATGAATTAGAACCAGGTGACCAGATTTTAAAAGTAACACAAGAAGATGAAGAAGAAGGTGTTAATATTATTGGTATGCGTCTCGAAGATGCAGTAAAATTTATTCTGGGAGAAAAAGGAACAACCGTTACATTAACAGTAAAAAAAGTTGACGGAACTGTACAAGATATTTCTATTGTTCGTGATGAGGTCGTATTGGAAGAAACTTATGCAAAGTCGTCGACGGTTATGAAAGACGGAAAAAAATACGGTCTTATTAATCTACCGAGTTTCTATGATAACTTTGACTCTTCTAATAGAATTAGTTGCTCTATCGATGTGAAACGGGAAATAGAAGCACTAAAGAAAGAAGGTATAGAAGGTGTTATTTTAGATCTAAGAGATAATCGCGGTGGTTCGTTAGGAGCTGTTGTAGATATGGCTGGATTGTTTATTGAAGAAGGTCCAATTGTTCAGGTAAAAAGTACTGCAGAACCAAAAAGAATTTTAAAAGATACTGATAAGTCTATCGTCTGGGACGGACCTTTAGTGTTAATGGTAAATGAATTGTCAGCATCAGCTTCAGAGATTTTAGCAGCAGCTATGCAAGATTATAAACGTGCAGTTGTAATAGGAAGTGAGCAAACTTTTGGAAAAGGGACAGTTCAAAGAGTTGTAGACTTAAACAGAATGGTCCGTAATAATTCTAATGGAGATTTAGGGGCAATTAAGTTTACTACTGATAAGTACTACAGAATTGATGGTGGCTCTACACAACTTAAAGGCGTAAAGAGCGATATCATTGTTCCGGATCGCTACAAATACATAGGAATAGGAGAACGTACACAAGACAATCCATTGTCATGGGATAAGATTGATTCTGCGGATTACAATCTATGGGAAAACTATTATGATTATGATGCGGCTATTTCTAAAAGTAAAAAACGTATCGAAAATAACGAGCAATTAAAGTTAATTGATGAAAATGCAAAATGGATAAATGACATTAGAGAGAATGAAACATTTTCGTTGAATTATGAAGCTTATAAAAGACGTTTAGAACTTAATGAAGAGCAAGCTAAGCGTTTTGAAAAATTATCTGACTATAAAACTGACTTAACTTTTAACTCTTTACCTTATGAGTTAAAGTTGGTTGAAAAAGACTCAATCTTAAAGGAAAAACGCAAGCGTTGGCACGTAAGTTTAAGTAAAGATGTTTATGTAGAGGAAGCTTTAAATGTGCTTAACGATTTAAAATTATCTTATGCTATAAAAAGTAATGTAGCAAAAATGAAGAACTAA
- a CDS encoding ABC transporter permease, whose product MSKTNNSLSQLALQKFKKNIWGVFSFWVIVAIGLMSVFAYVLVPDNSKNANQMHLSIHSKSPGFKVEMLEVPSDIKDETSFVSKLFFGKNSTTTEIPISDYKVEKEKLMYTEYASDGLIGQKKSLPLTIFADNNYMNFIKERTFVFGTDKYGRDYLSRILIGARISFFIGFVAVFISLIIGLFMGSLAGYYGGKVDVFIMWVINITWSIPTLLLVIAITLALGKGFWQVFIAVGLTMWVEVARVVRGQIIGAKQLQYVTAARALGFTDFRIITKHILPNIMAPLIVICAANFAAAILIESGLSFLGIGAQPPMASWGAMIKDHYNYIILGKPYLALIPGICIMVLVMAFMLIGNALRDALDVKS is encoded by the coding sequence ATGTCAAAAACTAATAATTCATTATCACAGTTAGCGCTCCAAAAATTCAAAAAGAATATTTGGGGCGTTTTCAGTTTTTGGGTAATTGTTGCTATCGGTTTGATGTCTGTTTTTGCTTATGTTTTGGTGCCAGATAATTCAAAAAATGCAAATCAGATGCATTTGTCAATTCATTCAAAATCACCTGGTTTTAAAGTCGAAATGTTAGAAGTTCCTAGTGATATTAAAGATGAAACTTCATTTGTATCTAAACTATTCTTTGGAAAAAATAGTACTACAACAGAGATTCCTATTTCTGATTATAAGGTAGAAAAAGAAAAATTGATGTATACCGAATACGCTTCTGATGGTTTGATAGGTCAGAAAAAAAGTTTACCCTTGACCATTTTCGCTGACAACAATTATATGAATTTTATAAAAGAAAGAACTTTTGTTTTTGGTACAGATAAGTATGGTCGAGATTACTTAAGTCGTATTTTAATTGGTGCACGTATTTCTTTTTTTATAGGTTTTGTGGCTGTTTTTATTTCTTTAATAATTGGCCTTTTTATGGGAAGTTTAGCAGGTTATTATGGCGGAAAAGTAGATGTATTTATTATGTGGGTTATTAATATCACATGGTCAATACCAACATTGCTTTTAGTCATAGCCATTACGCTGGCCTTGGGTAAAGGTTTTTGGCAAGTCTTTATTGCCGTAGGTTTAACGATGTGGGTCGAAGTTGCTAGAGTAGTGCGTGGTCAAATTATTGGTGCAAAACAGCTGCAATATGTTACTGCGGCAAGAGCTTTAGGTTTTACAGATTTTAGGATAATTACCAAACACATTTTACCTAATATTATGGCGCCGCTTATCGTGATTTGTGCGGCTAATTTTGCAGCAGCTATATTAATAGAAAGTGGATTAAGCTTTTTGGGTATTGGTGCGCAACCACCTATGGCTAGCTGGGGAGCTATGATAAAAGACCATTATAATTACATCATATTAGGTAAGCCTTATTTAGCT